The proteins below come from a single Dinghuibacter silviterrae genomic window:
- a CDS encoding helix-turn-helix domain-containing protein — protein MQKDVILQISNKIKEKRKERHITIQELADKAGVTKGFISQIENNRTVPSLTVLLSIIRSLNIDLNAFFDELQGENGEEDKVVVRKKQDYQEFQKENARGFVYQRIMATHVQDRHIDIVLLRLQKNSRRAPVRTDAFEYKYVISGEVEYTIGDKKYMLGPGDSIYFDAREPHNPKNVGEDDALMLVVYFFMEK, from the coding sequence ATGCAAAAAGACGTCATTCTCCAGATCAGCAACAAGATCAAGGAAAAACGCAAGGAACGCCACATCACCATCCAGGAGCTTGCAGACAAAGCGGGGGTTACCAAGGGTTTTATTTCCCAGATCGAGAACAACCGGACCGTCCCTTCCCTCACGGTGTTGCTGAGCATCATCCGCTCCCTGAACATCGATCTGAATGCCTTTTTTGACGAGCTGCAAGGGGAAAACGGGGAAGAGGATAAGGTGGTGGTCCGCAAAAAGCAGGATTACCAGGAGTTTCAAAAGGAAAACGCCCGCGGGTTCGTCTACCAGCGCATCATGGCCACCCACGTCCAGGACCGGCACATCGACATTGTCCTGCTCCGGTTGCAAAAAAATTCCCGGCGGGCCCCCGTTCGTACGGACGCCTTCGAATACAAATACGTCATCTCCGGGGAAGTGGAGTATACTATAGGCGACAAAAAATACATGCTCGGACCTGGTGACTCCATCTACTTCGATGCCCGGGAACCCCACAACCCCAAAAATGTGGGGGAGGACGATGCCCTCATGCTCGTCGTCTACTTTTTCATGGAGAAATAA
- a CDS encoding HAD-IA family hydrolase, producing the protein MNKVQLVVFDIAGTTVLDGGNVAIAFAQAMGEHGYTIAKEEVNPLMGYKKPVAIRMLLDKYEPNPAKISEGLIHSIHDRFVELMINYYKTGQGVEPLPGVDRVFSYLKEKGVKIGLDTGFSKDIATAIVDRLGWEKEGKVDYIVASDEVPSGRPAPFMIQKMMDEAGISDPRQVVKIGDTEVDINEGLNAGCLFSIGVTTGAFTREELRKYHPTHIIDHMEELIPILESVN; encoded by the coding sequence ATGAATAAGGTACAATTGGTCGTATTCGATATTGCCGGTACCACGGTGCTGGACGGGGGAAATGTCGCCATTGCTTTTGCCCAGGCTATGGGGGAGCATGGGTATACCATCGCCAAAGAAGAAGTAAACCCCCTGATGGGGTATAAAAAGCCGGTGGCCATTCGTATGCTGTTGGACAAATACGAACCCAACCCCGCGAAGATCAGCGAGGGGCTCATCCATTCGATCCACGACCGTTTTGTGGAGCTGATGATCAACTATTACAAAACCGGCCAGGGTGTCGAACCCCTGCCGGGTGTGGACAGGGTCTTCTCCTACCTGAAAGAAAAGGGTGTCAAAATCGGCCTGGATACGGGTTTTTCAAAAGACATCGCCACCGCGATCGTCGACCGTCTGGGGTGGGAAAAGGAAGGCAAAGTCGACTATATTGTTGCGAGCGACGAGGTTCCCTCCGGGCGTCCCGCACCCTTTATGATCCAAAAGATGATGGACGAGGCCGGTATTTCGGACCCCCGTCAAGTCGTCAAGATCGGGGATACCGAGGTGGACATCAACGAAGGGCTCAACGCGGGTTGTTTGTTCTCCATAGGGGTGACCACGGGTGCCTTTACCCGGGAGGAGTTGCGGAAATACCACCCGACCCATATCATCGACCACATGGAGGAACTCATCCCTATCCTCGAAAGCGTCAATTAA
- a CDS encoding TIGR03364 family FAD-dependent oxidoreductase, whose translation MPDKHDLLVVGAGVLGTFHAFHALRRGLSVTLLEKDRYPVQATVRNFGQVVPSGMAGRWFDYGRRSLEWYRFIQERADITVRPGGTVYIASDPEEQQLLHELHEVMTGRAYPVSMLSPAACLERWPALQAGYCREGLFFPEEVSVAPEAMIYRLLDFMQESFPRFTYRTLTTAVDCRPSGDGVAVVTNAGETIFAAKAIVCNGGEFKLLFPQLFERSGIVVSKLQMMRTRPMPSVALHGNVLTGLTIRRYESFEQCPSFAGLSVPEHLRELKQWGIHILFKQADDGSIIIGDSHEYAGAMEADDLGFSINSHINELMLREASRIVSFDVRNLDRVWAGFYPQHKERDIVEEDLEGCIHIRTAIGGKGMTSAAGYAEESITALFGR comes from the coding sequence ATGCCTGATAAACATGACCTCCTCGTCGTTGGCGCCGGGGTACTGGGTACGTTTCATGCTTTTCATGCCTTGAGGCGGGGCTTGTCGGTGACCCTCCTGGAAAAAGACCGCTACCCGGTACAGGCCACCGTCCGCAATTTTGGCCAGGTGGTCCCGAGCGGGATGGCCGGCCGCTGGTTCGACTACGGCCGCCGCAGCCTCGAATGGTACCGGTTTATCCAGGAACGCGCGGACATTACCGTACGCCCCGGCGGGACGGTGTATATCGCGTCGGACCCGGAGGAACAACAGCTCTTACACGAGCTGCACGAGGTCATGACCGGCCGCGCGTATCCCGTTTCGATGCTGAGCCCCGCGGCCTGCCTGGAACGCTGGCCCGCGCTGCAAGCCGGGTATTGCCGGGAAGGGCTTTTTTTCCCCGAAGAAGTCAGCGTGGCACCGGAAGCCATGATCTACCGGCTGCTCGATTTTATGCAGGAGTCGTTCCCCAGGTTTACGTACCGTACGCTGACCACCGCAGTGGACTGCCGGCCCAGCGGGGACGGGGTCGCCGTGGTAACGAACGCGGGGGAAACGATCTTTGCCGCTAAAGCAATTGTGTGCAACGGCGGAGAATTTAAGCTGCTGTTCCCACAGTTGTTTGAGCGCAGTGGCATCGTGGTCAGCAAACTCCAGATGATGCGGACCAGGCCCATGCCTTCGGTAGCGCTTCACGGCAACGTCCTGACGGGTCTGACGATCCGCCGCTACGAATCTTTTGAACAATGTCCTTCTTTTGCCGGGCTCTCCGTGCCGGAACACCTCCGGGAGCTCAAACAATGGGGGATTCATATCCTTTTCAAACAGGCGGACGACGGCAGCATCATCATCGGTGACTCGCACGAGTATGCGGGGGCCATGGAGGCGGACGACCTGGGTTTTTCCATCAACAGCCACATCAACGAGCTGATGCTCCGCGAGGCGTCCCGGATCGTTTCGTTTGACGTCCGCAACCTGGACCGGGTATGGGCGGGCTTTTATCCGCAGCACAAGGAACGGGACATCGTCGAGGAGGACCTGGAGGGGTGTATCCATATCCGGACCGCCATAGGCGGGAAGGGGATGACGTCGGCGGCGGGGTACGCCGAAGAAAGTATTACCGCGTTGTTCGGGCGCTAG
- a CDS encoding DUF5690 family protein, producing MRPHEILRRKMQQASPLTVLLLSSISAFCIYVCTYSFRKSFAAATFEGQVFWGMDYKVLLVIAQVLGYATSKFIGIKFISEVRPEKRPVYIIGLLSFAWFCLLGLALVPAPWGIVCMFANGLPLGLIWGLVYSYLEGRRATEIMATILSASLIFSAGVVKGIGRMMVVDWHMPEHWMPFAVGAVFFVPMLVFVALLSVTPEPTPEDKAARSERTQMFAEDRRAFLRSFWPGFLFNLGLYITLTAMRDLRDNFEVEIWQGLYGHPVAPSVYAQIDTPVSIAVLLCVGALVYIRSNRQAFRLSHLLIVLGFLSIGAGSYLFYIHAITPFVLMYFAAFGLYLAYIPYQVIFFERLIAVFRIKGNIGFLIYAADSIGYAGSVGVLLYKEFGKHALSWGSFFTWSLTVVAIIGLGCIGLSYRYFTQKMRGEAPPQPAGGLAAA from the coding sequence ATGCGCCCCCACGAAATCCTCCGCCGGAAGATGCAGCAGGCTTCGCCGCTGACGGTGTTGCTGCTCAGCAGTATATCGGCTTTTTGCATCTACGTCTGCACCTATAGTTTCCGGAAAAGTTTTGCCGCCGCCACCTTTGAGGGGCAGGTCTTCTGGGGGATGGACTACAAGGTCCTGCTCGTCATTGCCCAGGTTTTAGGATATGCCACGAGCAAGTTCATCGGGATCAAATTTATTTCCGAGGTCCGCCCCGAAAAACGTCCCGTTTATATCATCGGGTTGCTGAGTTTTGCCTGGTTTTGTCTCTTGGGGCTCGCCTTGGTCCCCGCGCCCTGGGGCATCGTTTGTATGTTTGCCAACGGTCTCCCGCTGGGGTTGATCTGGGGGCTTGTGTACAGCTACCTGGAAGGCCGGAGGGCCACCGAAATCATGGCGACAATCCTCAGCGCATCCCTGATCTTTTCGGCCGGGGTCGTCAAAGGGATCGGCCGGATGATGGTGGTGGACTGGCACATGCCCGAGCATTGGATGCCGTTTGCCGTAGGGGCGGTCTTTTTTGTGCCGATGCTCGTTTTCGTGGCTTTGCTGAGCGTCACCCCCGAGCCCACCCCGGAGGACAAAGCCGCCCGCTCCGAAAGAACCCAGATGTTTGCCGAGGACAGGAGGGCATTTCTCCGGAGCTTTTGGCCCGGGTTCCTGTTCAACCTGGGGTTGTACATCACCCTGACCGCCATGCGGGACCTCCGGGATAATTTCGAGGTCGAAATATGGCAGGGATTGTATGGTCACCCGGTGGCGCCCTCCGTCTATGCCCAGATCGACACCCCCGTGTCCATCGCCGTTCTTTTGTGCGTGGGCGCCCTGGTCTATATCCGGAGCAACCGCCAGGCCTTCCGGCTCTCGCACCTGCTGATCGTGCTGGGCTTCCTGTCGATCGGGGCGGGTTCCTACCTCTTCTATATCCATGCCATCACGCCCTTTGTCCTGATGTACTTTGCGGCCTTCGGCCTATACCTCGCCTACATCCCCTACCAGGTCATTTTCTTCGAACGCCTGATCGCGGTATTCCGGATCAAGGGGAACATCGGTTTCCTGATCTATGCCGCCGACTCCATCGGCTACGCCGGGAGCGTGGGGGTGCTGTTGTATAAAGAGTTTGGGAAACACGCCCTTAGCTGGGGGTCGTTCTTCACGTGGTCGCTGACCGTGGTGGCGATCATCGGGCTCGGGTGCATCGGGTTGTCTTATCGCTACTTCACGCAGAAGATGCGCGGCGAGGCGCCGCCCCAACCCGCCGGGGGCCTGGCAGCGGCCTAG
- a CDS encoding glutamine synthetase III family protein — MSSLRFKAIDKLTADRVEGNAPSSSKITAIFNENVFTLKTAREFLSDEGYKSLAASIKSGKRIDRNMANQIAAGLRQWAESKGVTHFTHWFQPLTGATAEKHDSFFTLKSDGSALEEFDGAALIQQEPDASSFPSGGLRATFEARGYTAWDPSSPAFVIETGEGRTLCIPTIFVSYTGESLDYKAPLLKALDALNRSAVEVCNYFDRNVTKVTATLGWEQEYFLIDAALANARPDLTMTGRTVFGHAPAKGQQLEDHYFGSIPERAYSFMRDFETECYKLGVPLRTRHNEVAPSQFECAPIFEEVNLAVDHNILMMDVMSRVANRHGLVVLLHEKPFAGINGSGKHNNWSMATDTGVNLLAPGKTPKTNLMFLTFFVNTIKAVHDHADLMRAAIASAGNDHRLGANEAPPAIISIFIGKYLTEVLTEVESRVGKKFSEQDEIMLKLDIHKTIPELLLDNTDRNRTSPFAFTGNKFEFRAVGSSANCANAMITLNTIMADTLAHFKKEVDALIEKGEKKEVAIMQVIQQYIVSAKKVLFEGDGYSEEWEKEAHRRGLPNVKTTPLALDAFITSKAKHLFETHHVYNHLELEARHEIALEDYIKKVQIEGRVIGDLATNHILPTAFTYQNTLIQNIKGLKEIGLPESTYKAQLEVLKEISEHINVVRAKVEEMTEARKEANAIAESRARAIAYCDKVKPFFDEIRYHVDKLEMIVDDRLWELPKYREMLFLR; from the coding sequence ATGTCCTCTTTACGATTCAAAGCTATCGACAAGCTCACTGCTGACCGGGTGGAGGGTAACGCACCCTCTTCCTCGAAGATTACTGCCATTTTCAATGAAAATGTATTTACCCTCAAGACCGCCAGGGAGTTCCTGAGCGACGAAGGGTATAAGAGTCTGGCCGCTTCCATCAAGAGCGGTAAGAGGATCGACCGGAACATGGCCAACCAGATCGCAGCGGGTCTTCGTCAATGGGCCGAATCCAAAGGGGTCACGCACTTTACGCACTGGTTCCAACCCCTGACCGGGGCGACGGCCGAAAAACACGATTCCTTTTTCACGCTGAAAAGCGACGGCTCCGCCCTGGAAGAATTTGACGGCGCCGCCCTCATCCAGCAGGAGCCGGATGCCTCCTCTTTCCCCTCCGGCGGTCTGCGCGCCACCTTCGAAGCCCGCGGCTATACCGCCTGGGACCCTTCCTCCCCCGCCTTTGTCATCGAAACCGGGGAAGGCAGAACCCTTTGTATCCCGACGATTTTCGTCTCCTATACCGGGGAGTCCCTGGACTATAAGGCGCCCCTGCTGAAAGCCCTGGACGCCCTGAACCGCTCCGCCGTGGAAGTCTGCAACTACTTCGACCGCAACGTCACCAAGGTGACCGCCACCCTCGGCTGGGAGCAGGAATACTTCCTCATCGACGCGGCCCTGGCCAACGCCCGGCCCGACCTGACGATGACCGGACGCACTGTGTTTGGGCACGCCCCCGCCAAGGGTCAGCAGTTGGAAGACCACTATTTCGGGTCCATCCCCGAACGCGCCTATTCATTTATGCGTGACTTCGAAACCGAGTGCTACAAGCTGGGGGTTCCCCTGCGCACCCGTCACAACGAAGTGGCCCCCTCCCAGTTCGAATGCGCCCCTATCTTCGAGGAAGTCAACCTGGCCGTCGACCACAACATCCTGATGATGGACGTCATGAGCCGCGTCGCCAACCGGCACGGCCTGGTCGTGCTGCTCCACGAAAAACCCTTTGCCGGGATCAACGGTTCGGGCAAGCACAACAACTGGAGCATGGCCACCGACACCGGTGTCAACCTCCTGGCGCCCGGCAAAACGCCGAAGACCAACCTCATGTTCCTGACCTTTTTCGTCAACACGATCAAGGCGGTTCATGACCACGCCGACCTCATGCGCGCGGCCATTGCGTCGGCCGGCAACGACCACCGCCTGGGTGCTAACGAAGCACCGCCCGCCATCATCTCTATCTTTATCGGGAAGTACCTCACCGAAGTCCTGACCGAGGTAGAAAGCCGGGTGGGCAAAAAGTTCAGCGAGCAGGACGAGATCATGCTCAAGCTCGACATCCACAAGACGATCCCCGAACTGCTTCTGGACAACACCGACCGCAACCGGACCTCTCCTTTTGCCTTCACCGGTAACAAGTTCGAGTTCCGCGCCGTGGGTTCCTCCGCCAACTGTGCCAATGCCATGATTACGCTCAACACCATCATGGCCGACACCCTGGCGCATTTTAAAAAGGAAGTCGACGCCCTCATCGAAAAAGGCGAGAAAAAAGAGGTGGCCATCATGCAGGTCATCCAGCAATACATCGTGTCGGCCAAAAAAGTGCTTTTTGAAGGCGATGGTTACAGCGAAGAGTGGGAAAAAGAAGCCCATCGCCGCGGTCTGCCCAACGTAAAGACCACGCCCCTGGCCCTCGACGCCTTTATCACGTCTAAGGCCAAACACCTTTTCGAGACCCACCACGTGTACAACCACCTGGAGCTTGAAGCGCGTCACGAGATCGCCCTGGAAGACTATATCAAAAAAGTACAGATCGAAGGCCGCGTCATCGGGGACCTGGCCACCAACCACATCCTCCCCACGGCCTTTACCTATCAAAATACGCTGATCCAGAACATCAAAGGCCTGAAGGAAATCGGGCTCCCCGAGTCCACCTACAAGGCGCAGCTGGAAGTACTGAAAGAAATCTCCGAGCACATCAATGTGGTGCGCGCCAAGGTCGAGGAAATGACCGAAGCCCGCAAGGAAGCCAACGCCATCGCCGAAAGCCGTGCCCGCGCCATCGCCTACTGCGACAAGGTAAAGCCCTTTTTTGACGAGATCCGCTACCACGTCGACAAGCTGGAAATGATCGTGGACGACCGGTTGTGGGAATTGCCGAAATACCGCGAAATGCTGTTCCTGCGCTAG
- the purL gene encoding phosphoribosylformylglycinamidine synthase subunit PurL — MDTTIAVAEKLGIRPEEFEAIKGILGRTPNFTELSAYSVMWSEHCSYKNSIKWLKTLPRDGSRLLVKAGEENAGLVDIGDGDAVVFKIESHNHPSAIEPFQGAATGVGGIHRDIFTMGARPIAALNSLRFGDLAEEKTQALMAGIVHGIGHYGNCFGVPTVGGEVYFEECYHTNPLVNAMSVGVVRVGKTISATAEGIGNPVFIVGSATGKDGMGGAAFASADITEQSAEQLPAVQVGDPFQEKKLLEACLEVIDHGGVVGMQDMGAAGIICSTSEMSAKGGVGMRIDLDKVPTRQKNMKAWELLLSESQERMLIVMDKGKEAEVLRIFEKWDLPCSQIGEVTGDGRLKFYKEGVLEADLPAESLVLGGGAPQYDREYREPAYLKTIAAFDPASVPQPASLRAVAEQLVRLPGIASKRWIYTQYDSMVGTGNASTNAPSDAAIVLVKGTDKALAVTTDCNSRYVYADPFKGGMIAVAEAARNIVCSGGHPLAITNCLNFGNPYDPEVYFQFVHAIKGMGAACLAFDTPVTGGNVSFYNQSPDGPVYPTPTIGMVGLLEHFSDRMTLDFKAAGDLVYLVGKSREDFGSSEYLHKIVGVEHSPAPFFDLEEEKALQSFVLSLVRGKKVRSAHDVSEGGLVVTLLEKGFARGLGFKVQTGETIRPDAFWLGEAQGRVVVTVSRQGVAALETAAAAAGIPFEKLGEVTDGLVRVQGEDWGMIDTWKQRYDTAIESFLQN, encoded by the coding sequence ATGGATACTACCATCGCAGTCGCAGAAAAGCTGGGCATCAGGCCCGAAGAATTTGAAGCCATCAAAGGCATCCTGGGCAGAACCCCCAATTTTACGGAACTCAGCGCTTACTCCGTGATGTGGAGCGAGCACTGCAGCTATAAGAATTCCATCAAATGGCTCAAGACGCTTCCCCGTGACGGGTCTCGTCTGCTGGTCAAGGCCGGGGAAGAAAACGCCGGCCTGGTGGATATAGGTGACGGTGATGCCGTCGTCTTTAAGATCGAATCCCACAACCACCCGTCGGCCATCGAGCCTTTTCAGGGGGCCGCTACCGGCGTGGGGGGCATCCACCGCGATATTTTTACGATGGGTGCCCGTCCCATTGCCGCTTTGAATTCCCTTCGCTTCGGTGACCTCGCCGAGGAGAAGACCCAGGCCCTGATGGCCGGGATCGTTCATGGGATCGGTCACTACGGGAACTGTTTTGGCGTACCCACCGTGGGCGGGGAAGTGTATTTCGAAGAATGTTACCACACCAATCCGCTGGTGAACGCGATGAGCGTCGGGGTGGTACGCGTGGGTAAGACCATCAGCGCGACGGCCGAAGGCATCGGCAATCCCGTCTTTATCGTGGGTTCCGCCACCGGAAAGGATGGGATGGGCGGTGCGGCTTTTGCTTCCGCCGATATCACCGAGCAAAGCGCCGAACAACTGCCGGCGGTACAGGTCGGCGACCCCTTCCAGGAGAAAAAACTCCTGGAGGCCTGTCTGGAAGTGATCGACCACGGGGGCGTGGTCGGCATGCAGGACATGGGTGCCGCGGGGATCATCTGTTCCACCTCCGAAATGAGCGCCAAGGGTGGCGTGGGTATGCGCATCGACCTCGACAAGGTGCCCACGCGTCAAAAAAATATGAAGGCCTGGGAGCTCCTGCTTTCTGAAAGCCAGGAGCGCATGCTCATTGTTATGGACAAAGGGAAGGAGGCGGAAGTCCTCCGCATCTTTGAAAAATGGGACCTGCCTTGTTCCCAGATTGGTGAAGTGACCGGTGACGGCCGTTTGAAATTTTATAAGGAAGGCGTGCTCGAAGCCGATCTTCCCGCCGAAAGCCTTGTCCTTGGCGGCGGCGCTCCCCAATACGACCGCGAATACCGCGAACCCGCGTATTTGAAAACCATCGCCGCTTTCGATCCCGCCTCGGTGCCCCAGCCCGCCAGCCTGCGTGCTGTGGCGGAGCAACTGGTCCGCCTCCCGGGGATCGCCTCGAAGCGCTGGATCTATACCCAATACGACAGCATGGTGGGTACGGGCAACGCCTCTACCAATGCCCCCAGCGATGCCGCGATCGTCCTGGTTAAGGGTACCGATAAGGCCCTCGCCGTGACCACCGACTGCAACAGCCGCTATGTATACGCCGATCCCTTCAAGGGCGGCATGATCGCCGTGGCGGAAGCCGCCCGCAACATCGTGTGCAGCGGCGGGCATCCCCTGGCCATTACCAACTGCCTGAACTTTGGCAATCCTTACGACCCGGAAGTCTACTTCCAGTTCGTACACGCCATCAAGGGCATGGGTGCCGCCTGTCTGGCTTTCGACACCCCCGTCACCGGCGGGAACGTCAGCTTTTACAACCAGTCCCCGGACGGTCCCGTTTACCCCACGCCCACGATCGGCATGGTCGGGTTGCTGGAACATTTTTCCGACCGCATGACCCTCGACTTCAAAGCCGCCGGCGACCTGGTCTACCTGGTCGGTAAAAGCCGGGAAGACTTCGGGTCCTCCGAATACCTCCATAAGATCGTCGGGGTCGAACATTCGCCCGCGCCCTTCTTCGACCTGGAAGAGGAAAAGGCCCTTCAGTCCTTTGTCCTGAGCCTGGTCCGGGGGAAAAAAGTCCGCTCCGCCCACGACGTCAGCGAAGGCGGCCTGGTGGTTACCTTGCTGGAGAAAGGGTTTGCCCGCGGGCTCGGTTTCAAGGTCCAGACCGGCGAGACCATCCGCCCCGACGCGTTCTGGCTGGGTGAGGCCCAGGGCCGCGTCGTCGTCACGGTAAGCCGCCAGGGTGTTGCCGCCCTGGAAACCGCGGCCGCCGCCGCCGGCATCCCCTTCGAAAAGCTGGGTGAGGTCACCGACGGCCTTGTCCGTGTACAGGGCGAAGACTGGGGGATGATCGACACCTGGAAACAACGCTACGATACCGCTATTGAAAGCTTTTTGCAGAACTAA
- the rfaD gene encoding ADP-glyceromanno-heptose 6-epimerase has translation MTPNAQIIVTGAAGFIGSALVGLLNEWGYRRIIIVDDFSRADKVPNLEGKVFEARVERDAFFDWLRTERPAVDFFFHIGARTDTTEFDYSIHQRLNVEFSQKVWNYCASSSVPLVYASSAATYGAGEFGYNDDHETPFKLQPLNAYGVSKNEFDKWALHNPVQPPFWAGLKFFNVYGPNEYHKARMASVIFHSVNQIRAKGEVALFRSHRPDFADGQQLRDFVYVKDLLKVCVWLMDHRPASGLYNLGTGKARSFYDLAAATFAGLDLAPNIRFIDMPVDIRDKYQYFTEANMSKLREAGYSEPFYSLEEGIDDYVRHYLAPGKYY, from the coding sequence ATGACACCAAACGCACAGATCATCGTCACCGGGGCCGCCGGGTTTATCGGAAGCGCCCTGGTCGGATTGCTCAATGAATGGGGGTACCGGCGGATCATCATCGTCGACGATTTCTCCCGTGCCGACAAGGTGCCGAACCTGGAAGGAAAGGTTTTCGAGGCGCGTGTCGAGCGGGATGCCTTTTTCGACTGGTTGCGTACGGAGCGGCCCGCGGTGGATTTCTTTTTCCATATCGGCGCCCGCACCGACACCACCGAGTTCGACTACAGCATCCACCAGCGGTTGAACGTCGAATTTTCCCAAAAGGTCTGGAACTATTGCGCATCTTCCTCCGTCCCGCTCGTCTATGCCTCTTCCGCCGCCACCTACGGCGCCGGTGAGTTTGGTTACAACGACGACCACGAGACGCCCTTCAAGCTGCAACCCCTCAACGCCTACGGCGTGTCGAAAAACGAATTCGACAAATGGGCCCTGCACAACCCGGTCCAGCCCCCCTTCTGGGCCGGATTGAAGTTTTTTAACGTGTACGGCCCCAACGAATACCACAAGGCGCGCATGGCCAGCGTCATCTTCCATTCGGTCAACCAAATCCGCGCCAAGGGCGAGGTCGCCCTGTTCCGCTCCCACCGCCCCGATTTTGCCGACGGCCAGCAGCTCCGCGACTTCGTCTATGTCAAGGACCTCCTGAAGGTCTGCGTGTGGTTGATGGACCACCGGCCCGCCAGCGGGTTGTACAACCTCGGGACCGGTAAGGCCCGGTCTTTCTACGACCTCGCCGCCGCGACCTTTGCGGGGCTCGACCTCGCGCCGAATATTCGCTTTATCGACATGCCCGTCGACATCCGCGATAAGTACCAGTACTTCACGGAGGCGAATATGTCCAAGCTTCGGGAGGCGGGGTATAGCGAGCCGTTTTATTCCCTCGAAGAGGGCATCGACGATTATGTGCGCCACTACCTGGCGCCCGGGAAATATTATTAA
- the proC gene encoding pyrroline-5-carboxylate reductase, which translates to MSNKLAIIGGGNLGRAIAEGVVKSGFMPAADIIVTRRNTQLLSDLAAQGVVVMSDNQEAVRQARTVILAVKPYNVRDILRELSPVLSETQHVLISVVTGVWMEELQQAAGKTLPLFRAMPNTAIAIQESMTCLSHTNAGPADVQYVQSLFDTVGRTVTIDEKLMDASTVLGACGIAYALRFIRANIQGGIEIGFDAQTASLIAAQTALGAAELLIRTGRHPEQEIDKVTTPKGCTIAGLNEMEHQGFSSSLIKGIVASYVKILKP; encoded by the coding sequence ATGTCCAACAAACTTGCCATCATCGGCGGCGGCAACCTCGGCCGCGCCATCGCGGAAGGCGTCGTCAAGAGCGGTTTCATGCCTGCTGCCGACATCATCGTCACCCGTCGCAACACCCAGCTTTTATCAGACCTCGCCGCACAGGGCGTCGTCGTCATGAGCGACAACCAGGAAGCGGTCCGCCAGGCGCGCACCGTAATCCTCGCCGTCAAACCCTACAACGTCCGCGACATCCTCCGGGAACTCAGCCCCGTGCTCTCCGAAACCCAGCACGTGTTGATCTCCGTCGTGACCGGTGTCTGGATGGAAGAGCTCCAGCAGGCTGCCGGTAAAACCCTCCCCCTGTTCCGCGCCATGCCCAATACCGCCATCGCGATCCAGGAAAGCATGACCTGTCTCAGCCACACCAACGCCGGCCCCGCCGACGTCCAGTATGTCCAGTCCCTTTTCGACACCGTCGGCCGGACCGTGACCATCGATGAAAAACTGATGGACGCCTCCACCGTGCTCGGCGCCTGCGGCATTGCCTATGCCCTGCGGTTTATCCGCGCCAACATACAAGGAGGAATTGAGATCGGTTTCGACGCCCAGACTGCCAGCCTCATCGCCGCACAAACCGCCCTCGGGGCCGCCGAGCTGCTTATCCGCACGGGTCGTCACCCCGAGCAGGAGATCGACAAGGTAACTACCCCGAAGGGGTGCACCATCGCCGGACTCAACGAGATGGAACACCAGGGGTTCAGCTCGTCGCTGATCAAGGGGATCGTCGCGAGTTATGTGAAAATTCTGAAACCTTAG